One genomic region from Branchiostoma lanceolatum isolate klBraLanc5 chromosome 7, klBraLanc5.hap2, whole genome shotgun sequence encodes:
- the LOC136439087 gene encoding mixed lineage kinase domain-like protein has translation MAQAQPVQPVQDLPYVLWSDIKLNEKIGEGTFGTVHIGTLRGNETVAVKVLGFEEYPVDLGEPSILLAKNLTEEAHVMLQIQTENVVKLKGVCMDKGHYSIVMEYMPRGTLPHVLQTLDRPLSWPERLLMCLDAARGLRTIHHPHGGYPARLHGHLSSDAFLVNNDLRVKLSDFCTTKTRSSIKRKGRRGRRSTVAYLAPEHLQKIHEAPDYSSEVYSFGVIMWEIVSQRIAHQERRGVDESAIRRFVLEEGGREDLPADCSPQLKDIIDKCRSREVRDRPQMTAVVTVLEALSGTCSSS, from the exons ATGGCTCAAG CTCAGCCAGTCCAGCCAGTCCAGGACCTTCCCTATGTCCTCTGGTCAGATATCAAACTAAACGAGAAGATTGGAGAGGGAACCTTTGGTACTGTGCACATCGGGACGCTTAGAGGGAACGAGACGGTTGCAGTCAAGGTGTTAGGCTTCGAGGAATATCCTGTAGATCTTGG TGAACCTTCCATTCTTCTGGCTAAGAACCTGACAGAGGAGGCACATGTCATGCTGCAGATACAGACAGAAAATGTGGTGAAACTGAAGGGAGTGTGCATGGACaaag GACATTATTCCATAGTCATGGAGTACATGCCTAGAGGAACCCTTCCACATGTCCTGCAGACTTTAGACAGGCCGCTGTCCTGGCCAGAACGTCTCCTGATGTGTTTGGATGCTGCCCGCGGTCTCAGGACCATCCACCATCCTCACGGCGGCTACCCAGCCCGCCTACACGGTCATCTCAGCTCCGACGCTTTCCTTGTCAACAACGATCTCAGGGTCAAG CTGTCTGACTTCTGCACAACCAAGACAAGGTCATCTATCAAGAGAAAAGGTCGGCGCGGCCGCAGGAGCACTGTCGCCTACCTGGCACCAGAACATCTGCAGAAGATCCATGAAGCTCCTGATTATTCCTCAGAAGTGTACAG TTTTGGTGTCATCATGTGGGAGATAGTATCCCAGAGAATAGCACATCAAG AAAGACGAGGAGTTGATGAGTCAGCAATCCGCAGATTTGTGTTGGAGGAAGGAGGAAGGGAAGACTTGCCAGCTGACTGCAGTCCTCAGCTGAAAGACATCATAGACAAATGTAGAAGCCGTGAAGTGAGGGATAGACCACAGATGACAG